AATCCTTAACTTATTACATCTAACGTATCACAGTCACTTACAGCAAGGgtcttaaacttttttttttttttaagccaaggaccccttaattgaaagagagatggagcagggaacccctactacatattgtatataaaatgagttgcataataaactgggcctacaataacatgtgggCGGCCAAAAGCCTTTATGCATACCTTTTTCGCAtggaatactaagctattaaaatagcctaataattgttggcatggttttataaatcatgttttaatgttaaacatacatgtggcacagtgaatccttaggattataTGTATCTGTGGATTGCCTTAGTGACCACTTGGGTCAGTAAGCAGtttggatttatatttgctaataatatgttggattcatgttaagacttgtTGGATTCATGCTTAGATTCACATTAAAAAACTTTCCAAGATTAACAATAATTTCGAGGCCCCCCTGAATttactctgaggaccccctaggggtcccggacccccagTTGAAGATCCCCGActtaaaggataggttcacaaTACTCAGGTGCCCATATGAACATTGCAACATGTTTTGCTAGCTGTAATCATTCCTGTGATGGGGtacaaaatccacagtccttgttctgtgtaaaaatacattttaaagttaatatgaggcttcagcagtctgTGTTAGACAAAGTGTTTACCTTCCAAATCTTTTTAGTACAAAAGTCCCTCTCTATGTTACTACCCTTTCACCCTAGTCTGGATCGACGATagtagtttaaagaaatgcaaacaacccagagcgttttttctcCTGTgatagaatgtatctgtggaggagccagactttacttcgcagcgctgtggagataggtctggcagtgTGAGACTACTTCCACCCTAGCTCAGCAGGGAAAGATACAAAGGGGGGATTTCAAACTAAACCCACTTTAACTATGCAAAATATCCACTTGATTTGATTAACTTAGTCTGCCGAAGCCTCATATTAGCTTCAGATAAACTATGGAATGTATTTTTGCACAGAACGAGGGCTGTAGAGATTGTTCCCCCTTACTTCTATTGAAAGTGCATTAGGATAGGATCTTTCAATGGAGAGTATGAACAAGGGGAAAGACTACAGCAAGCGAAACTTGTTTCAATGTTCATATGGGTGTCTCACTATTGTTCTTAAGACAGactttaaaacacaaacatataccCACAACTACACACCTGGGTGCGTGGTTGACAAGGGGCTCAGCGTGGTATCGGGGGAAATTGTACGTCTTAAACTCTTCACTGGTGGTGATACCAGGCCAAGTCTCTTCTGTCGGAGTACCTGTTGAAGATAAAGATAAAGAGGATCAGTCGACATATTATGTAGAGTGcagacccacccacccacacacacacacacacacacacacacacacacacacacacacaaaagcatgaATGTTATACAAGCAATGTCGTCTCACCAAGGATGCGGAATATGAGGTGAAGCTCATCCTCCACAGTTGATCCAGGGAAGAGAGGTCTGCCAGTGATCATTTCATAAAAGATGCAGCCCACACCCCTGGACAAAGGGACAGGCACAGTGGAATAACAGAAGTtaacaatgacaacaacaaaaaaactgtgtTATAAAGAAACTGTGTTATAGGACCCAATAGCACCCCCAAATCCCCAAATGTCCTCCCAACCCACAGTTCAAACTTTGCACCTTAACTATGAATAACATTTTGTTGAATTTCAAAACAACAGTGACTACGGCAAAAGAACACTTGTGGAGAAAACAGAGAATGGACAGAAGCTCTTAAGGTGAGGACAAATAGTAAGAAAGAAGcataaagaaagagacagaaaaacaaacagcggtagttttatgtttttctaTAAAACTGTGTATTCGCTATAGATGCGTGTTTACTTACCACATATCAATAGGTGTAGAGTACTCAGTAGTTCCGAGAAGCACATCTGGTGGCCGGTACCATAATGTCACGACTTCATTGGAGTAGGTCTTTGTAGGAACAGACTTTGCTCGTGCCAAACCTTAATACAAACACAGAAAATtacattaatttatttaaatactgctttatttcatttttgcaGGTATTGCAGGTCACCCCAGAACTCATCATACCAGCATCAAACTTCAGAAGTAAGaacactttttttgtattttgaccCTAATAAGTACACAACACTAGAGTATACAACACTATGCCATACTTTGATTATTAAACGAGGGCAGTGTTGAGTGGTTAGTCACTTCAAGCTGGAGCAGTAGGGGCACTAGTGGGGCTTTCAGACTCTTGCTACTGTTTTATAAAGCAttgttttttacaaaataaattacaaactCTCTGTAAATTACCAGCTAACTGCATTAGGAAGAATGTAGAAATGAGGGCTCCATCTCCAACTTAAGTTCCAAGATAAATGgttagcatgtaaacatgatttTATTATCTGTGTAAGCAGGTGAATTTAGACAAGTATGAAGCATGCGTTACAGTAATCGCTGTTTTGATTCTAGCTTTGAACATTTTGCAATTATAGCTATCATTGAAGGAAAATAAGATGACAAATCAAATGAATACAGGAAGTGTcaaaacaatatacagtataagacTGATGTTGTGCTTCTAGTTGGATATGTGGTGATATACCAAAGTCTGCCAGTTTGAGCTCTCCTTTTTCATTGATGAGCAGGTTCTGGGGTTTGAGGTCTCTGTGGAGGACCTTTCTTTTGTGGCAGTACGCCAGACCTCTTAACAGCTGGAATAAGAATATCTGGAGAGGAGATGACATAAGTATGACTTATTTTTACATATTTGTCATTAAAATGTGCCATTATTTCAACACAGTGATCAAATAATTTGTTTTAGAATTATCATTGAGAAGCCAAGCTGCTTGCCATTTATTTGCtaataaatcaaaacaaaatggaaGCTATAACCAGAGATTATTCTAAATTGCAACTGTTGATCAACTACATCAATACAGGATTATCCTCAGTACTGCAAATATGTATTAATTTGCATTACCTTGACATTGTGAACACTCATGATGCTCCCACAGTCATCCATGTACTGCTTCAGATCTTTTTCCTgatgggaaagaaagaaagaaagaaagaaagaaagatgcaGTGCAGATATTTAGATTAGTTTAATATGCTCTCTAAAGACACgcacaataaacacacacacatgcacagtacagACTCACCAGGTACTCAAACACGAGTGTCAGGCACTTGTCAGTGTGGATAATGTCATGGAGAGTGACAATATTTGCGTGCTTCAAGTCTTTCAGTAGAGACACTAAAAGAGGGAGAAATATCAGAGACTGTCAGTCAAACACAGACAGCATGTGAGACAGCTCATAGTACTCATACAGCTCAAGGAGCTACCAGGCAATACAGATTAGCAACTACTGTATGTCCCAATAACACTGTAAAAACCTTACAAGCTTCTTGACAATATGGTCCCGTGTTGGCCTGTAAGTTGTTTACTTCCAAATCACATGAGTTAAACAGCAGTTCAGTACCTTCCCGGATAGCTGTGCAGGGCGCACCCTCCTCATGCTCCAGTCGGATCTCCTTCAGAGCTACCAAGTTGTCTGTTAACTTGCTTCGCCCCTTAAACACTGTAGCATAGGTCCCCTGCAGATGGAAAGCATGTGAATGCAGTGTGAAATAGAGCAAACAAGTATTTGAGGAGTTTGCATCTGCTTAGTGTCCCTTTCACTGATTTTCTTTATTGATCTCACCTCCCCTAGTTTGTCCAGTTTGATGTAGGTCTCAAGTTTCCCAAAGCCGATTTCAGACTAGAGAAGACAGAAAGAGGCCAGTTGAGGAAGTTATGAACACTATCAATATGCATTATCACTAAGTCAGTTTGCATTCATTGTGATTACAGCCTGATAGTAGGTCAGCCTAGGCCAGCCACCATGTTTAAGCTAACTATCTCTAGAATCAAGTCTGGTAGGCCACGGCTGTTAGTTTACATTTCAGTCCCATTGCTGTTGATATTTGGCCTACAACTGCAGGGGTCTGAGTCACCAGGCCTtgttattctgtgtgtgtgtgtgtgtgtgtgtgtgtgtgtgtgtgtgtgtgtgtgtgtgtgtgtgtgtgtgtgtgtgtgtgtgtgtgtgtgtgtgtgtgactatgcTAAAACCTTAGCTTGGTTTCTCCAATAGTTACAGtatgctcctcagatctctgcagggtaaatcgagacagttagctagactatctgtcaaatctgagttttctgttgcacaacttaaacaacttttgaacgtcatgttccaccaaaacaagttcctttccgaggctattATGCAGTGGCACTGTGGCTCTGGCCGGTGTttagcgctgcccatgacgattgtgattggtttaaagaaatgccaataaaccaaagcacgtttttctcccatcccggaatgctgtgtgaactagccagaccctcctccaaagcgctgtggaggaaggtctggcaaagcgagactaatgttGGCCTAATCTgaacaaaatgtaatttgtccCCAATGTGCCCTTTACTTTCGCCTCTTTAACGATacaaagtgatgtaattttctgttgCACATGAATTATTTGGCCACAGGAAGTCAGTGTAACAAAGACAATCAAATATGGCTCTTCCTTTCAGGATAACTTAATGTGAATATTTACTTATAAACATTTCTATAGATATCCAGCAGGCATACTTTAAATCTCTGGGTGTATGGTAAATTCTGAATTAATCCTGAACTCAGTTGATAAAGGTCTAGCTGAATAATGTATATGGCCCCTGGGTTTCGAGGTCATGAATTATACATAGATGTAGCTATGTCAAGCTGTGATACCCACGTTAGTGTTCATCCCTTTCCCTGTCACTTCCCCTCACTTATTTGTCTATCTACGTCAGGGTCGTTCCAGCCATGTTTTATCTGTATTTATCTACCCATCTCTCTCAATCTTGCTCTGGCCCGTCCCATCATGATGCTAATATGAATGCCAGGCCAATGCTTGTCTACGCGCATGTATGTGCGTATGAGGGGGAGGGTCTCCAGTGACCAAGTTAGCTGATGAAGCATGTGATCTCTTTAAAGGCATGCCTAAAAGCCAACATCAAAACGAGCTCGCACACACAAGATGACACACTTACACACTGAAATAAGTGTGCGCGCATGGGttttaatttgcataattaattGACAGGCATTATCTCCTTTATGTTTTAGAATCAATATCTAGTTTTGTATCTGGTCATTTACaatgcttgaaaaaaaaataaaaaataaatgaattaataataataatcttatgaAAAAACATCTATACAAACTGCTaagatgtgtgtgcatgtacataTAGTATGTACAGGGGCAGGCACTGTACATATATGACGTATATTTGTGATGAGACATGCAGCCTATGCTCAAATGTAAACACACTcagccctgcacacacacatacacacacacagttcccaTCTCTGTGTTTGTGACAAGAGCTGTCAAGAGCGCTTGCTGAGCTGTGCTGTTCTTTTGGCAGGGGAGTCGGTCTcaaaagcaaaacacacacacacacacacacacacacacacacacacacacacacacacacacacacacacacacacacacacacacacacacacacacacacacacacacacacacacaggcattcaAAAACATACAGAACACACACGTTATATTCACCTCCCCCCACATCAACCCCACTCCAGACAATAAATCTGTGGCCTCTCTCCTTTTTGAAGAGTCTTTACCTGCAGTCCACTCTGCTTACTGCATGCAACTGCACTCTGTCTATGTACCTTACAATCCTccctccgtgtgtgtgtgtgtgtgtgtgtgtgtgtgtgtgtgtgtgtgtgtgtgtgtgtgtgtgtgtgtgtgtgtgtgtgtgtgtgtgtgtgtgtgtgtgtgtgtgtgtgtgtgtgtgtgtgtgtgtgtgcgcgtagtGCATGTGCCTGCGTATGCTTTCGATGGCAACGGGTTCATTTCATTCCCAACGCTCCAGTGAGCTTACTCAGCAGAACTAGGTCAGACCAAGTTTTtgtgacaaaataaaagcaacataaaataaaacaaaacatgtgtTCTGTCTCAGCCTATACAGGAGCCGAGAAGACATACAGATAGACGGACTGACAGCAGAAGAGAGATGTCTGCAGCTGGGCTCTAATGTGTATTGAGAAGAAAGTCCATTACCTCgacaacatttcattttttaatagGGTTTCTCCTTGTGCTGCCTGTAAGAAGGCTTGATGGGGAGTGAGAGGATAGATTGAGAGTATTAAGTGGAAGAGAGAAAATGACAGCCCTCTGATAAAAAAAGAAGTGGCATGCAAGGGGAGGTGCAAATAGCACTTTCATTAGAATGATGTAGCCAATCCTCAGTGCTTCAATCAATCAAGCAATAAACATGTTGCACTGTCACTTTTTACATGTAAAACCTGCCGATAGCAAAGAAGTGGGCTGACACTTGAGCTcagttatgatttttttttttttttttatatcactaAACAGTAGCATAATATATAGTATGATATGAAATAGCATAATACAACAAAGAGGAGACAGGGCACTTAAAATGATGTCTTACCTAATTGGATATTACTGTCATATCATCCCTCATTAACAAATATTTTGTCACTGCAGGGTTGAATGGGTTAGAAAAAAGTGAGCGTTGCATAGCATGGTTAAGTGTTATAGTTTGATATAAAAATGACATCTCTTTGCTCAGCACCATGGAACACTGAATCTCATTGGACCCCTTTGaataattgattaataatgGGCAGCAGCAAAGGGAGAAAACTGATACCAACCAACTTCACTTACATTACATTGGAAGCGATTCAAAGATCAAAATACAAGGTTTCAATCTGTAATGGGACACCTGATGCATGGTCTATGTTATGGTAACAAATGACAAGACACTGAT
The genomic region above belongs to Sander lucioperca isolate FBNREF2018 chromosome 12, SLUC_FBN_1.2, whole genome shotgun sequence and contains:
- the LOC116062101 gene encoding cyclin-dependent kinase 16-like isoform X7; translated protein: MDRMKIIKRRLSMSLRSARPVDDSLSELAEQMSLDEPSAARENGIVHENVKMGSDGESDQASGTSSDEVQSPVRVRMRNNHHRRISNEDINKRLSLPADIRLPEGYLEKFAMNSPPFDKPMSRRLRRASLSEIGFGKLETYIKLDKLGEGTYATVFKGRSKLTDNLVALKEIRLEHEEGAPCTAIREVSLLKDLKHANIVTLHDIIHTDKCLTLVFEYLEKDLKQYMDDCGSIMSVHNVKIFLFQLLRGLAYCHKRKVLHRDLKPQNLLINEKGELKLADFGLARAKSVPTKTYSNEVVTLWYRPPDVLLGTTEYSTPIDMWGVGCIFYEMITGRPLFPGSTVEDELHLIFRILGTPTEETWPGITTSEEFKTYNFPRYHAEPLVNHAPRIDNDGHDLLSMLLQFEAKRRVSAEDALRHSYFKCFGEQVQTLADTASIFSVKGIQLQKDPGKRSSVHPESTMAHKLGSAPSQYFQREAANPRAQSHNLSSTSTG
- the LOC116062101 gene encoding cyclin-dependent kinase 16-like isoform X9, with product MGSDGESDQASGTSSDEVQSPVRVRMRNNHHRRISNEDINKRLSLPADIRLPEGYLEKFAMNSPPFDKPMSRRLRRASLSEIGFGKLETYIKLDKLGEGTYATVFKGRSKLTDNLVALKEIRLEHEEGAPCTAIREVSLLKDLKHANIVTLHDIIHTDKCLTLVFEYLEKDLKQYMDDCGSIMSVHNVKIFLFQLLRGLAYCHKRKVLHRDLKPQNLLINEKGELKLADFGLARAKSVPTKTYSNEVVTLWYRPPDVLLGTTEYSTPIDMWGVGCIFYEMITGRPLFPGSTVEDELHLIFRILGTPTEETWPGITTSEEFKTYNFPRYHAEPLVNHAPRIDNDGHDLLSMLLQFEAKRRVSAEDALRHSYFKCFGEQVQTLADTASIFSVKGIQLQKDPGKRSSVHPESTMAHKLGSAPSQYFQREAANPRAQSHNLSSTSTG
- the LOC116062101 gene encoding cyclin-dependent kinase 16-like isoform X5 — encoded protein: MDMSGTPQGCSSAQAPRGGDSKMGEARMGEGIRMGERDTPLRLSPFRMLRVLDSCRPPGNRIGIVHENVKMGSDGESDQASGTSSDEVQSPVRVRMRNNHHRRISNEDINKRLSLPADIRLPEGYLEKFAMNSPPFDKPMSRRLRRASLSEIGFGKLETYIKLDKLGEGTYATVFKGRSKLTDNLVALKEIRLEHEEGAPCTAIREVSLLKDLKHANIVTLHDIIHTDKCLTLVFEYLEKDLKQYMDDCGSIMSVHNVKIFLFQLLRGLAYCHKRKVLHRDLKPQNLLINEKGELKLADFGLARAKSVPTKTYSNEVVTLWYRPPDVLLGTTEYSTPIDMWGVGCIFYEMITGRPLFPGSTVEDELHLIFRILGTPTEETWPGITTSEEFKTYNFPRYHAEPLVNHAPRIDNDGHDLLSMLLQFEAKRRVSAEDALRHSYFKCFGEQVQTLADTASIFSVKGIQLQKDPGKRSSVHPESTMAHKLGSAPSQYFQREAANPRAQSHNLSSTSTG
- the LOC116062101 gene encoding cyclin-dependent kinase 16-like isoform X6; translated protein: MDRMKIIKRRLSMSLRSARPVDDSLSELAEQMSLDEPSAARENGETREQVHLHTGIVHENVKMGSDGESDQASGTSSDEVQSPVRVRMRNNHHRRISNEDINKRLSLPADIRLPEGYLEKFAMNSPPFDKPMSRRLRRASLSEIGFGKLETYIKLDKLGEGTYATVFKGRSKLTDNLVALKEIRLEHEEGAPCTAIREVSLLKDLKHANIVTLHDIIHTDKCLTLVFEYLEKDLKQYMDDCGSIMSVHNVKIFLFQLLRGLAYCHKRKVLHRDLKPQNLLINEKGELKLADFGLARAKSVPTKTYSNEVVTLWYRPPDVLLGTTEYSTPIDMWGVGCIFYEMITGRPLFPGSTVEDELHLIFRILGTPTEETWPGITTSEEFKTYNFPRYHAEPLVNHAPRIDNDGHDLLSMLLQFEAKRRVSAEDALRHSYFKCFGEQVQTLADTASIFSVKGIQLQKDPGKRSSVHPESTMAHKLGSAPSQYFQREAANPRAQSHNLSSTSTG
- the LOC116062101 gene encoding cyclin-dependent kinase 17-like isoform X8; protein product: MDRMKIIKRRLSMSLRSARPVDDSLSELAEQMSLDEPSAARENGIVHENVKMGSDGESDQASGTSSDEVQSPVRVRMRNNHHRRISNEDINKRLSLPADIRLPEGYLEKFAMNSPPFDKPMSRRLRRASLSEIGFGKLETYIKLDKLGEGTYATVFKGRSKLTDNLVALKEIRLEHEEGAPCTAIREVSLLKDLKHANIVTLHDIIHTDKCLTLVFEYLEKDLKQYMDDCGSIMSVHNVKIFLFQLLRGLAYCHKRKVLHRDLKPQNLLINEKGELKLADFGLARAKSVPTKTYSNEVVTLWYRPPDVLLGTTEYSTPIDMWGVGCIFYEMITGRPLFPGSTVEDELHLIFRILGTPTEETWPGITTSEEFKTYNFPRYHAEPLVNHAPRIDNDGHDLLSMLLQFEAKRRVSAEDALRHSYFKCFGEQVQTLADTASIFSVKGIQLQKDPGKRSSVHPESTQGKSRRQSVLF